Proteins from a genomic interval of Quercus lobata isolate SW786 chromosome 11, ValleyOak3.0 Primary Assembly, whole genome shotgun sequence:
- the LOC115969420 gene encoding uncharacterized protein LOC115969420 isoform X2 produces MRSSTTTNTISIHRPQLLRFPHDAAVVAANHIKFQRVTTASWTMTMDSKKSSSFGNCTSKKNKKEELSIIPHWESSSSSSDFRFDRLQPSDQELGTDQKRLEFGHYVARQALLDEEFWTAAWLRAESHWENRANERYVDNFKRKFADQEFNAIKRRSRGQIGQKCTCIVTERVRTPLFCSINRTDQNKYGYIANLCVIKSARRRGIASNMLHFAVESAKSESVEQVYVHVHRSNIPALELYQKMGFEIVEVASSQLVEDQTYLLCLKT; encoded by the exons ATGcgctcctccaccaccaccaacacgaTTTCGATTCACAGACCCCAACTCTTGAGGTTTCCCCACGATGCTGCTGTTGTTGCAGCAAATCATATTAAATTTCAAAGGGTCACAACAGCTTCTTGGACAAt GACAATGGATTCTAAAAAATCATCATCTTTTGGTAATTGTACGAGCAAGAAGAATAAGAAGGAAGAGCTGTCCATTATTCCTCACTGGGAatcatcatcttcatcctcCGATTTCCGATTCGACCGCCTGCAGCCGTCGGATCAAGAATTGGGTACAGATCAAAAAAGACTTGAGTTTGGACACTACGTGGCGCGACAGGCCCTTCTTGATGAAGAGTTTTGG ACAGCGGCATGGCTAAGAGCAGAGAGTCATTGGGAAAATAGAGCTAACGAACG ATATGTAGATAACTTCAAAAGGAAATTTGCTGACCAG GAGTTTAATGCCATAAAAAGGCGCAGTAGAGGCCAAATTGGGCAGAAATGCACCTGTATTGTCACG GAAAGGGTGAGGACTCCTCTCTTCTGCAGCATCAACAGAACAGACCAAAACAAATATGGTTATATTGCAAACTTATGTGTGATCAAATCAGCACGTCGTCGGGGTATTGCAAGCAACATGTTACATTTTGCTGTTGAATCAGCCAAATCTGAGA GCGTGGAACAGGTATATGTGCATGTGCATAGAAGCAACATTCCTGCTCTGGAACTTTACCAAAAGATGGGCTTTGAG ATTGTCGAAGTGGCAAGCTCTCAATTGGTAGAAGACCAAACTTACTTGCTTTGTTTGAAGACATAG
- the LOC115968989 gene encoding uncharacterized protein LOC115968989, which produces MDPGSNGEEPTSWEELYNINLMPSELFLKFRKETQGIRVGLNLEFYNAPINEFQAKLVLKPLAPDRRWKFMYEPIHQDVRLLSKKIPVTKFLNLQVGIGHNFQLNATGWKWKLTTCFGGDGISRIQNKTSVGLFPGMDLRFGWRADYVLPEITGALGTSEPLFNMNSGRLQASLDRVEAIVTHSDAEY; this is translated from the exons ATGGATCCGGGTTCGAATGGAGAAGAACCCACTTCGTGGGAAGAACTATACAACATTAACTTGATGCCATCAGAGTTGTTTTTGAAGTTCAGGAAAGAAACACAAGGTATTCGTGTTGGTCTCAATTTGGAG TTCTATAATGCTCCCATCAATGAGTTTCAAGCAAAGCTTGTACTGAAGCCCTTAGCACCTGACCGGAGGTGGAAGTTTATGTATGAGCCTATTCATCAAGATGTACGCCTTCTTTCCAAAAAGATTCCCGTAACCAAATTTCTAAATCTCCAG gttggtATAGGCCACAATTTTCAGTTAAATGCAACTGGTTGGAAATGGAAGCTTACTACTTGTTTCGGTGGAGATGGCATATCTCGGATTCAGAATAAAACATCAGTTGGCTTGTTTCCTGGCATGGATTTGCGTTTTGGGTGGAGGGCCGATTATGTTCTTCCAGAAATTACTGG GGCTCTTGGTACTAGTGAACCATTGTTCAACATGAACTCTGGACGATTGCAAGCTTCACTTGATAGAGTCGAGGCCATAGTAACCCACAGTGATGCAGAATATTGa
- the LOC115968739 gene encoding uncharacterized protein LOC115968739, which translates to MASSKLRSSCSFPNLVLSCLNFTLFILSSASLAPIILLRMPPTSMGMAFLMVSCVSLLSSFVGFYSQLTHFCFITHMSLLLGSAIGQLLSILALFTKEQSSLSLLKSKRDPKEAKLLVRLECGVLMAMFLMQLVVLVLSCAVHSCWLREYEGLEAEREAMARKRSRRIAKVQEESMSNVAKISDVKAKELDDKMKSKYGQWVKTDFEG; encoded by the coding sequence ATGGCTTCCTCTAAGCTTAGAAGCTCATGTTCCTTTCCAAATCTTGTCCTCTCATGCTTGAATTTCACTCTCTTTATCCTTTCCTCAGCTTCTCTTGCTCCCATTATTCTACTGAGAATGCCTCCAACTTCTATGGGTATGGCTTTCCTCATGGTCTCTTGTGTTTCATTGCTCTCCTCCTTTGTGGGCTTCTACTCTCAGCTCACCCACTTCTGTTTCATAACCCACATGTCACTTCTCCTTGGCTCGGCAATTGGGCAATTGCTTAGCATATTGGCCTTGTTTACAAAAGAGCAATCCAGCCTTTCCTTGCTCAAGTCCAAAAGGGACCCCAAAGAGGCAAAGCTTTTGGTGAGGTTGGAATGTGGGGTTTTGATGGCAATGTTTCTAATGCAGTTGGTGGTGTTGGTACTGAGCTGTGCAGTGCACAGCTGTTGGCTGAGAGAATATGAGGGACTAGAAGCAGAAAGAGAGGCAATGGCAAGGAAGAGGAGTAGGAGGATAGCTAAAGTACAAGAGGAATCCATGTCTAATGTAGCCAAGATTTCAGATGTTAAAGCTAAGGAATTGGATGACAAAATGAAGAGCAAGTATGGGCAGTGGGTAAAGACTGATTTTGAAGGCTAA
- the LOC115969420 gene encoding uncharacterized protein LOC115969420 isoform X1, translating to MRSSTTTNTISIHRPQLLRFPHDAAVVAANHIKFQRVTTASWTMTMDSKKSSSFGNCTSKKNKKEELSIIPHWESSSSSSDFRFDRLQPSDQELGTDQKRLEFGHYVARQALLDEEFWTAAWLRAESHWENRANERYVDNFKRKFADQEFNAIKRRSRGQIGQKCTCIVTVMKEVKNVKRTVIKSVVGTLDLSIRYMLHGETVPGERVRTPLFCSINRTDQNKYGYIANLCVIKSARRRGIASNMLHFAVESAKSESVEQVYVHVHRSNIPALELYQKMGFEIVEVASSQLVEDQTYLLCLKT from the exons ATGcgctcctccaccaccaccaacacgaTTTCGATTCACAGACCCCAACTCTTGAGGTTTCCCCACGATGCTGCTGTTGTTGCAGCAAATCATATTAAATTTCAAAGGGTCACAACAGCTTCTTGGACAAt GACAATGGATTCTAAAAAATCATCATCTTTTGGTAATTGTACGAGCAAGAAGAATAAGAAGGAAGAGCTGTCCATTATTCCTCACTGGGAatcatcatcttcatcctcCGATTTCCGATTCGACCGCCTGCAGCCGTCGGATCAAGAATTGGGTACAGATCAAAAAAGACTTGAGTTTGGACACTACGTGGCGCGACAGGCCCTTCTTGATGAAGAGTTTTGG ACAGCGGCATGGCTAAGAGCAGAGAGTCATTGGGAAAATAGAGCTAACGAACG ATATGTAGATAACTTCAAAAGGAAATTTGCTGACCAG GAGTTTAATGCCATAAAAAGGCGCAGTAGAGGCCAAATTGGGCAGAAATGCACCTGTATTGTCACG GTTATGAAGGAAGTGAAGAATGTAAAACGCACTGTAATTAAAAGTGTAGTTGGAACCCTTGATTTGAGTATCCGGTATATGTTGCATGGAGAGACTGTTCCTGGG GAAAGGGTGAGGACTCCTCTCTTCTGCAGCATCAACAGAACAGACCAAAACAAATATGGTTATATTGCAAACTTATGTGTGATCAAATCAGCACGTCGTCGGGGTATTGCAAGCAACATGTTACATTTTGCTGTTGAATCAGCCAAATCTGAGA GCGTGGAACAGGTATATGTGCATGTGCATAGAAGCAACATTCCTGCTCTGGAACTTTACCAAAAGATGGGCTTTGAG ATTGTCGAAGTGGCAAGCTCTCAATTGGTAGAAGACCAAACTTACTTGCTTTGTTTGAAGACATAG